The following proteins are encoded in a genomic region of Mahella australiensis 50-1 BON:
- a CDS encoding ROK family transcriptional regulator yields MQKPVDVFGLMRDTMKIKVYEIIRKHGPITRAEIKDITGMKLTTLSRILDELSDRGLIMQTGFDASGGGRRPVLFAIVPSFAYAVGIDISRTYTKAVLFDMAFKAVDGCTMDMNEDCTPQNVVERLVSWLNKTTVDKRKILGIGIGTVGPITSDGIIKHPRDFPAYGWDMVPIKQMMETYTGLPVMVANGADCAVMGEYSCGKAVKRSGVIAYIIIGIGIRCGIMVNGAVVTGLNEEEDAFGHMIVDIDGKLCGCGNYGCLETYCSMPAILMSYASHIKKYQSNNDLPLSHLVFRDFCTALEKGDEIAMRVADEAAVYLSAGLANFARLLNPQLVMLGGPLINDCHRIYDAAVEMTYKRLCGEGGAKTHIFDKGLLSNEAVCTGAAAMIINITIHRSGTNAIRESRDNTNELSWIKLS; encoded by the coding sequence GTGCAGAAACCCGTTGATGTTTTTGGTTTAATGAGAGATACTATGAAAATTAAGGTGTACGAGATCATAAGAAAGCACGGACCGATCACGCGGGCAGAGATTAAAGATATAACCGGAATGAAATTAACTACATTGTCGCGCATATTGGACGAATTGTCTGATAGAGGGCTCATAATGCAGACCGGTTTCGATGCGTCGGGCGGAGGCCGGAGGCCAGTGCTTTTTGCCATAGTGCCATCGTTCGCTTACGCTGTGGGTATAGATATATCGCGTACCTATACTAAGGCAGTGCTGTTTGATATGGCATTTAAGGCGGTTGATGGCTGTACTATGGATATGAACGAAGACTGTACGCCTCAAAATGTTGTCGAACGCTTGGTATCTTGGCTAAACAAAACGACGGTGGATAAAAGAAAAATCTTGGGTATAGGCATCGGGACGGTCGGCCCTATAACGTCGGATGGTATTATAAAACACCCGCGTGACTTTCCAGCTTACGGATGGGATATGGTTCCGATAAAACAGATGATGGAAACATATACTGGATTGCCCGTTATGGTGGCTAATGGTGCCGATTGCGCTGTCATGGGTGAATATTCATGCGGTAAAGCGGTAAAGCGCTCCGGTGTAATAGCGTATATAATAATAGGCATAGGCATACGCTGCGGGATTATGGTGAACGGCGCTGTCGTGACCGGGCTCAACGAGGAAGAAGATGCTTTTGGGCATATGATAGTGGATATAGACGGTAAGCTGTGCGGTTGTGGCAATTACGGCTGCCTTGAAACATACTGCTCGATGCCGGCTATTTTGATGTCCTATGCATCGCATATAAAGAAATACCAGTCCAATAATGATTTGCCGCTATCGCATTTGGTTTTTCGAGATTTTTGTACAGCTTTGGAGAAAGGCGATGAAATAGCTATGCGCGTAGCTGACGAGGCCGCTGTATACCTTTCGGCCGGTTTGGCAAATTTTGCTCGTTTATTAAACCCGCAGCTTGTAATGCTCGGTGGACCGCTTATAAACGATTGCCATCGAATATATGACGCTGCCGTCGAAATGACCTATAAAAGATTGTGTGGGGAGGGCGGTGCTAAAACCCATATTTTCGATAAGGGCTTGTTGTCCAACGAAGCCGTATGCACGGGTGCTGCTGCTATGATAATAAATATAACGATCCATCGTTCCGGAACCAATGCAATACGGGAATCACGTGACAATACAAACGAGTTGTCATGGATAAAATTAAGTTGA
- a CDS encoding sensor histidine kinase: protein MAVINILEQNYISSRKTTLVKQANIISVVSARYLQDANPYINNVISDFSDSLNARILILNHRGTVVVDSFNDINILNRTLNHQEVLAALKGESVSQQYYLPEGQWVMYSTAPITANGDIIGVVFISSSLKDIYDSISQVRDRLLVYSVFLAVAIALFSYFISGFVTKPIKDITDVIREMGRGHLRQKVEVSGSKEIIELGNAFNAMSQRVESLDKARSEFVANASHELKTPLSSIKVLAQSLVQDPNADIKVYKEFMYDIDSEIDRMNNVINDLLTLVQLDKDKPDITYTDVDLERLINEVLKVLRPLAAAKNIKLNYRCEEGVSIRGDAPKLKQMLINIIDNALKYTPEGGKVDVCLRKKDGEALIEVVDNGMGIPRADLPYIFDRFYRVDKARSRATGGTGLGLSIAQKIAYLHKGTINVESSEGEGTRFSIKLPLNMG from the coding sequence ATGGCAGTGATAAATATTTTGGAGCAAAATTATATTTCGTCTAGGAAGACCACCTTAGTAAAGCAGGCTAATATAATATCGGTTGTATCTGCACGCTATCTACAAGATGCCAATCCGTATATCAACAATGTAATATCGGATTTCAGCGATAGCTTGAATGCGAGGATACTCATACTGAATCACAGGGGTACGGTAGTAGTGGATTCATTCAATGATATAAATATTCTTAACCGTACGTTGAACCATCAAGAGGTTTTGGCAGCTCTAAAAGGAGAGAGCGTTAGCCAACAATATTATTTGCCTGAGGGACAATGGGTTATGTATTCTACAGCCCCTATAACTGCCAATGGCGATATCATAGGAGTGGTGTTCATATCCTCTTCCCTTAAAGATATATATGATTCAATCTCACAGGTACGGGATAGATTGTTGGTCTATTCTGTATTCTTGGCAGTAGCTATCGCGTTGTTCAGCTATTTTATATCGGGTTTTGTAACCAAACCTATAAAAGATATAACCGATGTTATACGAGAAATGGGACGCGGTCATCTACGCCAAAAAGTGGAGGTAAGCGGAAGCAAGGAGATTATAGAGCTGGGTAATGCTTTCAATGCCATGAGTCAGCGTGTTGAGAGCTTGGACAAGGCCCGATCGGAATTTGTAGCCAATGCTTCACATGAATTAAAGACACCTTTAAGCTCAATAAAAGTGTTGGCACAGTCTCTTGTTCAGGATCCAAATGCTGATATAAAAGTATACAAGGAGTTCATGTACGATATAGATTCAGAGATAGACAGGATGAACAATGTTATAAACGATTTGCTTACATTGGTTCAGTTGGACAAGGATAAACCCGATATAACATATACCGATGTAGATTTGGAAAGACTGATAAATGAAGTTTTGAAAGTATTGAGGCCGCTAGCTGCTGCTAAGAATATAAAATTGAACTATAGATGTGAAGAGGGCGTGAGCATTAGGGGAGATGCACCTAAATTAAAGCAGATGTTGATAAATATAATAGATAATGCGTTAAAATATACTCCGGAGGGCGGTAAAGTGGATGTATGTTTACGCAAGAAAGATGGAGAGGCATTGATCGAAGTAGTGGATAACGGCATGGGTATACCGAGAGCAGATCTTCCCTATATATTTGATCGTTTCTATAGGGTGGATAAAGCCAGATCCAGAGCGACGGGCGGTACAGGTCTTGGTTTGTCAATAGCACAAAAAATTGCTTATTTGCATAAAGGTACTATCAATGTCGAGAGTAGCGAAGGGGAAGGCACGCGTTTCTCTATAAAATTGCCCTTAAATATGGGATAA
- a CDS encoding 4Fe-4S dicluster domain-containing protein, whose translation MNWEQQQQKMRNITSELLTNGKVDIIIGYEQASVKGKAAPAFITSLEEIQTLVWNDKCENMLAKYALRYKDKRMAIVAKACDARAIVGLMVEHQFPREQIVIIGMVCPGMTDERGRVYESCQVCRHHNPPVYDYFIGDAMEESEYKLSPTMAKIDAMMPDERWAYFTSQMKKCIRCYSCRQACYLCYCNKCFVDRNQPRWMARTTDLSDNIYYHLGRIMHTAGRCVQCGACERVCPMDLKIWYLAQKVSDDCKELYDYDAGLMLDEKPALADYRLEDSQKAFVD comes from the coding sequence GTGAATTGGGAACAGCAGCAGCAAAAAATGAGGAATATAACCTCTGAATTATTGACAAACGGCAAAGTGGATATAATCATAGGTTACGAGCAAGCGTCTGTGAAAGGCAAAGCCGCGCCTGCATTCATAACCTCTCTGGAAGAAATACAAACGCTGGTGTGGAATGATAAATGCGAGAATATGCTAGCCAAGTATGCCCTGCGCTATAAAGACAAACGAATGGCCATAGTAGCCAAGGCCTGCGACGCCAGGGCTATAGTTGGGCTTATGGTGGAGCATCAATTCCCGAGAGAACAGATCGTCATCATAGGCATGGTATGCCCGGGCATGACCGATGAACGCGGCCGCGTTTATGAAAGCTGCCAGGTATGCCGTCACCATAATCCGCCAGTATACGATTATTTTATCGGCGATGCGATGGAGGAAAGCGAATACAAGCTTTCGCCGACCATGGCCAAGATAGATGCCATGATGCCCGATGAGCGCTGGGCTTATTTTACCAGTCAGATGAAAAAATGCATACGCTGTTATTCTTGCCGTCAAGCATGCTATCTATGCTATTGTAATAAGTGTTTTGTGGACAGGAATCAACCGAGATGGATGGCCAGGACCACTGACCTTTCGGATAATATATACTATCATCTCGGCAGAATCATGCATACAGCCGGCCGATGCGTACAATGCGGAGCGTGCGAGAGGGTATGCCCTATGGACCTTAAGATATGGTATCTGGCGCAAAAGGTAAGCGACGACTGCAAAGAATTATATGACTATGATGCAGGGCTTATGCTTGATGAAAAGCCTGCGTTGGCCGATTACCGGTTGGAAGACAGCCAAAAGGCTTTTGTGGATTGA
- a CDS encoding hydrogenase iron-sulfur subunit — MNEQEWEPKIVAFLCNWCSYAGADLAGTSRIQYPPNVRVIRVPCSGRVNPLYIIRALQEGADGVLVSGCHPGDCHYSTGNMYARRKFTVLKNLLEYVGVEPDRVQFSWVSASEGARFAEVITQVTGDIKRLGKPTRLVKEATR, encoded by the coding sequence ATGAACGAACAGGAATGGGAGCCCAAGATAGTGGCTTTTTTATGCAATTGGTGCAGTTATGCCGGGGCTGATCTTGCTGGTACCAGCCGTATACAGTACCCACCGAATGTAAGGGTGATAAGGGTGCCGTGCTCGGGCAGGGTAAATCCGCTTTATATAATAAGAGCACTTCAGGAGGGTGCCGACGGCGTGCTGGTATCAGGATGCCATCCGGGCGATTGCCATTACTCCACCGGCAATATGTATGCGCGGCGCAAATTTACGGTGCTTAAAAATTTGCTCGAATATGTAGGCGTGGAGCCGGATAGGGTGCAATTTTCATGGGTATCGGCATCGGAAGGGGCCCGCTTTGCGGAGGTTATAACGCAGGTTACAGGGGATATAAAGCGCTTAGGCAAACCTACTCGACTGGTGAAGGAGGCAACGCGGTGA
- a CDS encoding FAD/NAD(P)-binding protein: MAERWRQVLNNPFAPIKGTVVDIKQETKTDNNDIKTLKVILEDEDFNYKPGQFAEVSVFGVGEAPFCLASSPTQRGYVEFSIKRAGSVTQAIHSLKEGDTIGVRGPFGNYFPVEAMEDKKLLFVAGGIGLAPLRSLINYVTDESHRSRFGHIMIFSAARSTADMTFTWEYDRWKQIRDLDVKFTIDRPETGWDGMVGFPHVLLPDMGISSDNTVAVTCGPPIMIKSVSKALMDMGFAPDSIITTLEMRMTCGLGKCGRCNIGHRYVCVDGPVFTMTQLNEMPDEY, from the coding sequence ATGGCAGAGAGGTGGCGACAAGTGTTGAATAATCCTTTTGCGCCTATAAAAGGCACTGTAGTGGATATAAAGCAAGAGACAAAGACCGATAACAATGACATAAAAACATTAAAAGTAATACTTGAAGATGAGGACTTCAACTATAAGCCGGGGCAATTTGCCGAGGTATCGGTATTCGGCGTTGGAGAAGCGCCTTTTTGCCTTGCGTCGTCGCCTACGCAGCGAGGTTATGTGGAATTCAGCATAAAGCGTGCGGGTTCGGTCACACAAGCCATACACAGTCTGAAAGAGGGGGATACTATAGGAGTGCGCGGTCCTTTCGGCAATTACTTTCCTGTAGAGGCCATGGAAGACAAAAAGCTGTTGTTTGTTGCAGGTGGCATAGGATTGGCACCGCTGCGCTCGTTGATAAACTATGTGACAGATGAAAGCCATCGCTCGCGATTCGGCCACATAATGATTTTCAGTGCCGCACGCAGCACTGCGGATATGACATTTACGTGGGAATACGACCGTTGGAAACAGATAAGGGACCTAGATGTGAAATTTACCATAGACCGTCCAGAGACCGGTTGGGACGGTATGGTAGGATTTCCTCATGTCCTGTTGCCCGATATGGGCATTTCGTCGGACAATACCGTAGCCGTTACGTGCGGCCCGCCAATAATGATAAAATCGGTATCCAAAGCTTTGATGGACATGGGCTTTGCGCCGGATAGTATCATAACCACGCTGGAAATGCGCATGACATGCGGTCTCGGCAAATGCGGACGCTGCAACATCGGCCACCGCTATGTTTGCGTCGACGGCCCTGTGTTCACAATGACTCAGTTGAATGAGATGCCGGACGAGTATTAA
- a CDS encoding aminotransferase class V-fold PLP-dependent enzyme, whose product MIYLDNAATSYPKPEYVYEAVLKCMKEYGANPGRSGHRMAIEAGKKVYRCRELLAELFNIPDPMDIVFTYNATDAINLAVKGFIRSGDHIITTSMEHNAVARPLTTLKTQGVDVSFVPCGSDGTLNAEDIEGYIRPNTRLIAMTHASNVTGTILPINEVGEVAHEHGITFLVDAAQTAGTCDIDAAEMNIDMLAFPGHKGLLGPQGTGGLYIKKGVELQPLKQGGTGSNSESLIQPDLMPDKFESGTLNTPGIAGLAAGVEYILDKGVNAIHAHEIGLIKQMLEELRSLNGVSIYGPSDAKGRVGIISLNIDGITDGELSNVLDQSYDIATRAGLHCAPLAHTTIGTIDKGAVRFSVSYFNTRDDIDAAVSALKDIVHIKA is encoded by the coding sequence TTGATATATCTTGATAATGCTGCTACATCTTATCCTAAGCCGGAATATGTATATGAAGCCGTGCTCAAATGCATGAAGGAATATGGAGCCAACCCGGGTCGCTCAGGCCATAGGATGGCCATTGAGGCAGGCAAAAAGGTATATAGGTGCCGCGAATTATTAGCCGAGCTATTCAATATACCTGATCCTATGGATATAGTATTCACATATAACGCTACTGATGCAATAAACCTTGCTGTAAAGGGGTTTATCCGAAGCGGCGATCACATAATAACCACATCGATGGAACACAACGCCGTCGCCAGACCGCTTACCACGTTAAAAACCCAAGGAGTGGATGTAAGTTTTGTTCCTTGCGGCAGCGACGGCACATTAAATGCGGAGGATATAGAAGGCTATATCCGCCCTAATACGCGCCTTATAGCGATGACGCATGCATCGAACGTTACGGGTACGATCCTGCCAATAAATGAGGTTGGGGAGGTAGCTCATGAGCATGGAATAACATTTCTGGTTGATGCCGCTCAAACGGCGGGCACGTGTGATATAGATGCGGCCGAAATGAATATCGATATGCTGGCATTCCCGGGGCATAAGGGCCTCTTAGGTCCACAAGGAACCGGCGGATTGTATATAAAAAAGGGAGTAGAATTGCAACCCTTGAAACAAGGAGGTACCGGAAGCAATTCTGAAAGCCTTATACAACCGGATCTTATGCCGGATAAGTTTGAGAGTGGAACGCTTAACACGCCGGGTATAGCCGGTCTGGCCGCTGGTGTCGAATATATCTTGGACAAAGGCGTCAACGCCATACATGCACACGAGATTGGTCTTATAAAGCAAATGCTAGAAGAACTGCGCTCTCTAAATGGTGTATCCATATACGGTCCTTCAGACGCCAAAGGCAGGGTGGGCATAATATCGCTCAATATAGATGGTATCACCGATGGCGAATTGAGCAATGTGTTGGATCAAAGCTATGATATAGCCACTCGGGCCGGTTTACATTGTGCTCCGCTGGCGCATACGACCATCGGCACTATAGATAAAGGTGCGGTGCGGTTCAGCGTAAGCTATTTTAATACGAGAGATGATATAGATGCGGCTGTGTCCGCGCTTAAAGATATCGTACACATAAAGGCTTAG
- a CDS encoding chromate transporter: MSDKTRSVDFKMLWTLFITFFKIGAFTFGGGYAMIPLIEREMVGGKGWINQEDIVDILAVSQSLPGAIAINSATFIGYKIAGMAGAISAALGVILPSVIVITIIASIFVAFKENMIVQKVFAGIRSAVVALIAVAAWNIGKSSIKDAIGLIIAAGAFIASAIFDIHAIYIILVGIMLGLIIQGINDRRTIQQTYKNDRAGKE; this comes from the coding sequence ATGAGCGATAAAACACGATCCGTAGATTTTAAGATGCTTTGGACACTTTTTATAACGTTTTTTAAGATAGGTGCATTTACATTTGGTGGCGGTTATGCCATGATACCTCTAATAGAGAGGGAAATGGTGGGGGGCAAAGGATGGATAAATCAGGAGGATATAGTCGATATATTGGCAGTATCACAATCGTTGCCCGGTGCCATAGCCATAAATTCCGCTACTTTTATAGGCTATAAGATAGCAGGTATGGCGGGTGCGATATCAGCGGCATTAGGCGTTATACTGCCGTCGGTAATAGTGATCACAATTATCGCATCTATTTTTGTGGCTTTTAAGGAGAATATGATCGTCCAAAAGGTATTTGCCGGTATAAGGTCTGCCGTAGTGGCGTTGATAGCAGTAGCAGCATGGAATATAGGCAAAAGCTCTATTAAAGATGCTATCGGTCTTATTATAGCTGCTGGTGCCTTTATAGCTTCGGCTATATTCGATATACATGCTATATACATAATATTAGTCGGCATAATGCTTGGGCTTATTATACAGGGTATAAATGACCGAAGGACCATTCAACAAACTTATAAGAACGATCGTGCAGGAAAGGAATAA
- a CDS encoding chromate transporter, which yields MDITTIIQLIATFFKIGLFSFGGGYAMIPLMAKEIEGHAWLTAQEFADIIAIAEMTPGPIAVNSATFTGYQTVGIIGGLAATFGVALPSFIIATIVSHFFIQFQYHPLVQNAFYGIRPVVTGLIAAAAVAIAQTSIFTGALTPQLFIGIFAHPLQYIDVKSLIIFVGSLAALIWWKKLHPILLLAIAGLVGAIIF from the coding sequence ATGGATATTACGACGATTATTCAATTGATCGCGACATTTTTTAAGATAGGTTTATTCAGCTTTGGCGGTGGTTATGCTATGATACCCCTCATGGCAAAGGAGATAGAGGGACATGCATGGCTGACGGCGCAGGAATTTGCCGATATAATAGCTATAGCGGAAATGACGCCTGGCCCGATTGCCGTAAATTCGGCAACATTTACCGGTTATCAGACTGTAGGCATAATAGGTGGTTTGGCGGCTACTTTCGGCGTAGCTTTGCCATCGTTCATTATAGCTACTATCGTATCTCACTTTTTTATACAATTTCAGTATCATCCGTTAGTTCAAAATGCGTTTTATGGTATACGCCCGGTTGTAACAGGCCTTATAGCAGCTGCTGCTGTAGCCATTGCTCAGACGTCGATATTTACAGGCGCTCTTACGCCGCAACTGTTTATCGGTATATTTGCACATCCATTACAATATATAGATGTTAAAAGCCTGATCATATTTGTGGGTTCGCTTGCCGCGCTCATTTGGTGGAAGAAACTGCATCCTATATTGCTTCTAGCTATAGCCGGCTTGGTAGGGGCTATCATATTTTAG
- a CDS encoding response regulator transcription factor, protein MAKKILIIDDERIMVKGLKFSLEQDGYETDAAYDGEEGLNKALNEHYDLIILDIMLPKINGLEVCRQVREQSSVPIIMLTAKGDDMDKILGLEYGADDYLAKPFNILELKARVKAIFRRLDLASPKKNDKYLKIKNLTINFENRTVLVDGRDANLTAKEFDLLEVLVNGRGKIFSREQLLETVWKYDYLGDLRTVDVHIRRLREKLEKNPSQPELIFTKWGVGYYFAQE, encoded by the coding sequence TTGGCCAAAAAGATACTTATAATAGATGATGAACGCATTATGGTCAAAGGATTGAAATTTAGCTTAGAGCAGGACGGATACGAGACCGATGCGGCTTATGATGGTGAAGAAGGCTTGAATAAGGCATTAAACGAGCATTATGATCTCATAATATTGGATATAATGTTACCTAAAATAAACGGGTTGGAAGTTTGCAGACAAGTGAGGGAGCAATCATCTGTTCCTATTATTATGCTGACGGCTAAAGGCGATGACATGGATAAAATACTCGGACTGGAATATGGTGCTGATGATTATTTAGCCAAGCCATTTAATATACTGGAATTGAAGGCCAGAGTAAAAGCTATATTTCGAAGGCTTGATTTAGCAAGTCCTAAGAAAAATGATAAGTATTTGAAAATAAAAAATTTAACTATAAATTTTGAGAACAGGACAGTATTGGTGGATGGCCGAGATGCTAATTTGACTGCGAAAGAATTTGATTTACTTGAGGTATTGGTTAATGGGAGGGGTAAGATTTTCAGCAGGGAGCAATTACTGGAAACTGTGTGGAAATATGATTATTTGGGTGATCTTAGAACGGTAGACGTGCATATAAGACGCTTGAGGGAGAAATTGGAGAAAAATCCGAGTCAGCCCGAGCTTATTTTTACCAAATGGGGAGTGGGCTATTATTTTGCTCAGGAATAA
- a CDS encoding sensor histidine kinase → MKIKTPKFRGVVLTAFIVILSMAFIVLGFFTFKNSDNAFGGIFIALTVAILTISVTLSCYIIWKLVKDANDADNYKAQVNDYERIIIELRAQRHDFQNHLLVISTLLQMGAYDNAMQYMNNMLGDVSSLFSIGTLKKPEIAAVLISKTDEAHKKGIDVELDITASLEDVEASVVDIVRILSNLMDNAIYALSQQPSPYKKLFISIKENELYAIFTVINNVPVIPSDIGERIWQKGFTTKGHDGEGLGLYVVKKLVHKNRGRILFNSDEQSGTVFQIMLPLSQNI, encoded by the coding sequence GTGAAAATAAAGACGCCGAAATTTAGAGGTGTCGTTCTAACTGCTTTTATAGTTATATTGAGCATGGCCTTTATCGTGCTCGGCTTTTTCACTTTCAAAAATAGCGATAATGCTTTCGGCGGTATATTTATAGCTCTAACAGTGGCTATTTTGACTATAAGTGTTACCTTATCATGCTATATAATATGGAAGCTGGTTAAAGATGCAAATGACGCGGATAATTATAAAGCCCAAGTAAATGACTACGAACGGATCATAATCGAATTGCGTGCTCAGCGCCACGATTTTCAAAATCATTTATTGGTCATATCCACATTGCTTCAAATGGGGGCTTATGATAATGCTATGCAATATATGAACAATATGTTGGGCGATGTAAGCAGTTTGTTCAGCATAGGAACATTAAAAAAACCGGAAATAGCAGCAGTACTTATTAGTAAAACAGATGAAGCCCATAAAAAAGGCATAGATGTAGAATTGGACATCACGGCCTCGTTGGAGGACGTTGAAGCTAGTGTAGTAGACATTGTCAGGATATTATCAAATTTGATGGATAATGCTATTTATGCACTATCACAGCAACCATCACCATATAAAAAGCTTTTCATATCTATAAAAGAAAATGAGCTATATGCTATATTTACAGTTATAAACAATGTCCCTGTTATCCCGTCGGATATTGGAGAAAGAATATGGCAAAAGGGTTTTACAACAAAAGGCCATGACGGCGAAGGCTTAGGCTTGTATGTGGTAAAAAAATTGGTACATAAAAATAGAGGTCGAATATTGTTCAACAGCGATGAGCAAAGTGGTACAGTGTTTCAAATAATGTTGCCGCTTTCTCAAAATATATAG
- a CDS encoding GerMN domain-containing protein yields the protein MHSSSKITMYIKLLTICLIIVLSLSSCDLFGQNVSRDDAESAPIKSTRSSPIPISPDLEQYDVDITLYFLSEDGTSLVPERRTIKKGPERLEELVVSELIKGPMQRGHVAIIPPATKLLSVTSSDNIAFVDVSKDFLSIDQKEPNKLVLMIYSVVNTITELDGIDKVQFLVEGQKAPIFPEINGQNPKGNVQSGPIARANSLIQSPVTAVNSFLKALSANDLDKAYIYMSDDMNDKNKRSLQEFKDAAKQINFKLTDYAVYDYSLDLNGNEALVSVDFEIKLGDGSTIKRDKALLKTVRLNGIWKLEWALPFEDLQLEMLNAIRK from the coding sequence GTGCATAGTTCAAGCAAAATTACAATGTATATTAAACTATTGACAATATGCCTTATAATAGTATTGTCTCTATCATCGTGCGACTTATTTGGCCAAAACGTAAGCCGAGACGATGCTGAATCTGCACCGATAAAAAGTACTCGAAGTTCTCCTATTCCTATAAGCCCCGATCTCGAGCAATATGATGTAGATATAACGCTGTATTTTCTTAGCGAAGACGGTACAAGTTTAGTACCTGAGCGGCGAACTATAAAAAAGGGCCCTGAAAGATTGGAGGAATTGGTTGTATCAGAGTTGATAAAAGGCCCCATGCAGCGGGGTCATGTAGCTATTATCCCACCGGCTACCAAGCTGCTCTCTGTAACTTCCAGCGATAATATAGCTTTTGTCGATGTAAGTAAGGACTTTTTGTCTATAGATCAAAAAGAACCTAATAAGCTTGTTTTAATGATATATTCTGTTGTAAATACCATAACTGAATTAGATGGAATAGATAAAGTTCAATTTCTTGTAGAAGGACAAAAGGCACCTATATTTCCTGAAATAAACGGTCAAAATCCTAAAGGGAATGTACAAAGCGGGCCGATAGCTAGAGCTAATAGTTTAATACAAAGTCCGGTAACTGCTGTAAATAGCTTTTTAAAAGCGTTATCGGCAAATGATCTTGATAAAGCATATATATATATGTCTGATGATATGAATGATAAGAATAAAAGATCTCTTCAGGAATTCAAGGATGCCGCAAAGCAGATAAATTTTAAGCTTACGGATTATGCGGTGTATGATTATAGCCTGGACCTAAACGGCAATGAGGCGCTAGTATCTGTAGATTTCGAAATTAAATTAGGCGACGGAAGCACTATAAAAAGGGATAAAGCATTGCTGAAAACGGTGCGTTTAAACGGCATATGGAAGTTGGAGTGGGCATTGCCTTTTGAAGATTTACAGCTAGAGATGTTAAATGCTATAAGAAAATAA
- a CDS encoding 4Fe-4S dicluster domain-containing protein, which translates to MSVISYKMLQKANMADIVNRWMKDYDVIAPVKYGMTMEFRHIDDPKRIYLSDGNSIKTPKEFFFPQNDELFEIRDGEVQAPISAKPTILLGVKSCDVTSFPVIDKVFINEHYVDPYYKVRRDNTIVIGYACNKPDDGGFCTTLGISPAHNEQCDMFWHDIGDAYLIDVITQNGSDLANGLPDASQEDVEAAHNARESIEAMMPPEFDLADLPDEKTFFEAPLWDEAYQRCIGCGTCTYVCSTCHCFEFYDERTKGAVKRYRDWDSCMYALFTEHTSGHNPRPTQKERVRQRFMHKFCYYPINFGVVSCVGCGRCVRQCPTNVDIRRIIKQACDYGREVATSVE; encoded by the coding sequence ATGAGCGTTATATCATATAAAATGTTGCAAAAGGCAAATATGGCCGATATAGTAAACCGATGGATGAAGGATTACGATGTGATAGCGCCGGTGAAATATGGGATGACTATGGAGTTCAGGCACATCGATGACCCTAAGCGTATATACCTGAGCGATGGCAACAGCATAAAGACCCCAAAAGAGTTTTTCTTTCCGCAAAACGATGAGCTGTTTGAAATAAGGGATGGAGAAGTGCAGGCTCCGATATCGGCTAAACCAACTATATTGCTGGGCGTAAAATCCTGCGATGTGACATCATTTCCAGTCATAGATAAGGTATTCATAAATGAGCACTATGTAGACCCATATTATAAAGTGCGGCGCGATAATACCATAGTGATAGGTTATGCCTGCAACAAACCGGATGATGGTGGATTTTGCACTACATTAGGCATATCGCCGGCGCATAACGAGCAATGCGACATGTTCTGGCATGATATAGGCGATGCCTATCTCATAGATGTCATAACCCAAAATGGCAGCGATTTGGCCAATGGTTTACCCGATGCCTCACAAGAGGATGTAGAGGCGGCGCATAATGCCCGCGAGTCCATAGAGGCCATGATGCCGCCCGAATTCGACTTGGCCGATCTGCCCGATGAAAAAACCTTTTTTGAGGCGCCGCTTTGGGATGAGGCGTATCAACGCTGCATAGGATGCGGCACATGCACCTATGTATGTTCGACATGCCATTGCTTTGAGTTCTATGATGAACGTACCAAAGGTGCGGTCAAACGCTACAGGGATTGGGATTCTTGTATGTACGCGTTGTTTACCGAACATACCTCGGGCCATAATCCGAGGCCGACGCAGAAAGAACGAGTGCGCCAGCGCTTTATGCATAAATTTTGCTACTATCCTATCAATTTCGGCGTCGTATCGTGCGTCGGCTGCGGCAGGTGTGTGAGGCAATGCCCTACAAATGTGGACATACGGCGCATTATAAAGCAGGCATGCGATTATGGCAGAGAGGTGGCGACAAGTGTTGAATAA